The following coding sequences are from one Lolium rigidum isolate FL_2022 unplaced genomic scaffold, APGP_CSIRO_Lrig_0.1 contig_35171_1, whole genome shotgun sequence window:
- the LOC124681183 gene encoding V-type proton ATPase catalytic subunit A, with amino-acid sequence MAHGDRMTTFEESERESEYGYVRKVSGPVVVADGMGGAAMYELVRVGHDSLIGEIIRLEGDSATIQVYEETAGLMVNDPVLRTKKPLSCELGPGILGNIFDGIQRPLKTIAIKSGDVYIPRGVSVPALDKDQLWEFQPNQLGVGDAITNGDLYATVFENTLMKHHVALPPGAMGKISYIAPAGQYSLQDTVLELEFQGIKKEFTMLHTWPVRTPRPVASKLAADTPLLTGQRVLDALFPSVLGGTCAIPGAFGCGKTVISQALSKYSNSDTVVYVGCGERGNEMAEVLMDFPQLTMTLPDGREESVMKRTTLVANTSNMPVAAREASIYTGITIAEYFRDMGYNVSMMADSTSRWAEALREISGRLAEMPADSGYPAYLASRLASFYERAGKVQCLGSPDRTGSVTIVGAVSPPGGDFSDPVTSATLSIVQVFWGLDKKLAQRKHFPSVNWLISYSKYATALEGFYDKFDSSFIDMRTKAREVLQREDDLNEIVQLVGKDALGEGDKITLETAKLLREDYLAQNAFTPYDKYCPFYKSVWMMRNIIHFNTLANQAVERAANAEGHKITYAVVKSRMGDLFYRLVSQKFEDPAEGEDVLVAKFQKLYDDLTTGFRNLEDEAR; translated from the exons ATGGCGCACGGCGACCGCATGACCACCTTCGAGGAGAGCGAGAGGGAGAGCGAGTACGGCTACGTCCGCAAG GTCTCCGGGCCCGTGGTCGTCGCCGATGGCATGGGCGGGGCCGCCATGTACGAGCTCGTCCGTGTCGGCCACGACTCCCTCATCGGGGAGATTATCCGTCTCGAGGGCGATTCTGCCACAATTCAAG TTTACGAGGAAACCGCCGGGCTGATGGTTAATGACCCGGTGTTGAGAACAAAGAAG CCTCTTTCGTGTGAGCTTGGACCCGGTATTCTTGGAAACATCTTTGACGGAATCCAG CGCCCTCTGAAAACTATTGCTATCAAATCCGGAGATGTCTACATTCCTCGTGGTGTTTCAGTCCCTGCCCTCGATAAAGATCAGCTCTGGGAATTCCAGCCAAACCAGCTAG GGGTTGGAGATGCTATCACAAATGGAGATCTATACGCT ACCGTATTTGAGAACACATTGATGAAACATCATGTTGCGCTCCCTCCTGGTGCTATGGGAAAAATTAGCTATATTGCCCCTGCTGGTCAGTACAGTTTGCAG GATACAGTGCTGGAATTGGAGTTCCAGGGCATCAAAAAGGAGTTCACTATGCTCCAC ACATGGCCTGTGCGGACACCAAGGCCTGTTGCGTCAAAACTTGCTGCCGATACGCCTCTTCTGACTGGACAG CGTGTACTCGATGCTCTGTTCCCCTCTGTGCTTGGAGGAACATGTGCTATTCCTGGAGCTTTTGGTTGTGGAAAAACTGTCATTAGTCAGGCACTCTCAAAG TATTCCAATTCCGACACTGTGGTTTATGTGGGCTGTGGTGAAAGAGGAAACGAGATGGCTGAGGTCCTTATGGACTTCCCGCAATTGACAATGACGTTGCCTGATGGACGTGAAGAGTCAGTCATGAAGAGAACAACACTTGTGGCTAACACCTCCAACATGCCTGTCGCTGCGCGTGAAGCGTCCATCTATACAG gaattacaATTGCTGAATACTTCCGTGACATGGGCTACAATGTTAGTATGATGGCTGATTCCACATCCCGGTGGGCAGAAGCACTGCGTGAAATTTCTGGACGTTTG GCTGAAATGCCTGCAGATAGTGGTTACCCTGCGTATTTGGCTTCACGTTTGGCATCTTTCTATGAACGTGCTGGGAAGGTGCAATGTCTTGGCAGTCCAGACCGGACAGGCAGTGTCACAATTGTCGGCGCTGTTTCTCCCCCTGGTGGAGATTTTTCAGATCCTGTCACCTCTGCAACCCTCAGTATTGTGCAG GTCTTCTGGGGATTGGATAAGAAGTTGGCTCAAAGAAAGCATTTCCCTTCTGTCAATTGGCTCATTTCTTACTCGAAATATGCCACG GCTTTGGAAGGCTTCTATGATAAGTTCGATTCTAGCTTTATTGATATGAGAACAAAGGCACGTGAGGTGTTGCAGAGAGAGGATGACCTAAATGAAATTGTCCAG CTTGTTGGTAAAGATGCATTGGGAGAAGGTGACAAGATTACGTTGGAGACAGCCAAGCTTCTGAGGGAAGATTATTTGGCGCAGAACGCATTTACCCC ATATGACAAGTATTGTCCATTCTACAAATCAGTTTGGATGATGCGCAACATTATTCATTTCAACACATTAGCGAACCAG GCTGTGGAGCGAGCAGCTAATGCTGAAGGGCATAAGATAACCTACGCCGTTGTAAAGAGTCGCATGGGTGATCTATTTTACCGCCTTGT ATCTCAAAAGTTCGAAGACCCTGCAGAAGGCGAAGACGTCCTGGTTGCGAAATTCCAGAAACTTTACGATGACCTTACCACCGGATTCCGCAACCTAGAAGATGAGGCTAGGTAA